One Drosophila santomea strain STO CAGO 1482 chromosome X, Prin_Dsan_1.1, whole genome shotgun sequence DNA segment encodes these proteins:
- the LOC120455249 gene encoding protein no-on-transient A codes for MESAGKQDNNATQPLPQRQQRGNQQANKNLGKHNAQKQNDSVDGCPAEKKSRFGGPNAQNQNQNQNQNGGGGAAGGPNQNKNFGNNKGGFAGNRNRNNNNNRAGNQNRTFPGTNNANQKPNNETSKADGANAPAKNNEPQTAAAGQNQANQNASKGQNQRQGQNQNQVHGQGNQGGPGNQGNQGGAGNQGGQGNQGGPGNQGNGQGFRGRNVGNNQGGGFSGGPQNQQRDNRNRGGPRPSGGPGGMMNNTNMGGGGGGGPRGGEDFFITQRLRGLSGPTFELEPVEVPTETKFSGRNRLYVGNLTNDITDDELREMFKPYGEISEIFSNLDKNFTFLKVDYHPNAEKAKRALDGSMRKGRQLRVRFAPNATILRVSNLTPFVSNELLYKSFEIFGPIERASITVDDRGKHMGEGIVEFAKKSSASACLRLCNEKCFFLTASLRPCLVDPMEVNDDTDGLPEKAFNKKMPDFNQERSIGPRFADSNSFEHEYGSRWKQLHNLFKTKQDALKRELKMEEDKLEAQMEYARYEQETELLRQELRKREVDNERKKLEWEMREKQAEEMRKREEETMRRHQTEMQSHMNRQEEDILRRQQETLFMKAQQLNSLLDQQEGFGGGGNNSSFDNFGGNSNSPFEVFRGNNNNNSTMIGNNSGPNTQDSFAFEFGVNNMNQGGNQRGNNGGGNNVPWGRRRF; via the exons atggaAAGTGCGGGGAAACAGGACAATAACGCCACACAACCGTTGCCCCAACGCCAGCAGCGGGGAAATCAGCAGGCCAACAAAAATCTCGGAAAGCACAatgctcaaaaacaaaatgattcCGTGGATGGATGCCCGGCTGAAAAGAAGTCGAGATTCGGTGGTCCAAATGCCCAGaatcagaaccagaaccaaaatcaaaatggtggtggtggtgcagctgGTGGCCCCAATCAAAATAAGAACTTTGGAAACAACAAGGGTGGGTTCGCTGGAAACCGCAatcgcaacaacaacaacaatcggGCTGGAAATCAAAACCGGACTTTTCCAGGCACTAACAATGCCAAT CAAAAGCCCAATAACGAAACGTCAAAGGCGGACGGTGCTAATGCACCTGCTAAGAACAATGAACCGcaaactgcagctgctggccaaaatCAAGCGAATCAGAACGCCAGCAAGGGCCAAAATCAACGGCAAGggcaaaaccaaaatcaagTCCATGGTCAAGGAAATCAAGGAGGACCTGGCAATCAAGGAAATCAAGGAGGAGCAGGCAATCAAGGAGGCCAAGGAAATCAAGGAGGACCAGGAAATCAAGGAAATGGTCAAGGATTTAGAGGTCGCAACGTTGGTAACAATCAAGGTGGCGGTTTCTCCGGAGGTCCGCAGAACCAGCAGCGTGACAACAGAAACCGGGGTGGTCCACGTCCTAGCGGAGGTCCTGGTGGTATGATGAACAACACCAATATgggtggtggaggtggtggtggtccGCGCGGCGGTGAGGACTTCTTCATTACCCAGCGGTTGCGCGGCCTGTCTGGACCAACCTTTGAGCTGGAACCAGTAGAAGTGCCCACGGAGACCAAGTTCTCTGGACGAAATCGTCTCTATGTGGGCAACCTGACCAATGACATCACCGACGATGAGCTGCGCGAGATGTTCAAGCCATATGGCGAGATCAGCGAGATATTCTCGAACCTGGATAAGAACTTTACATTCCTAAAGGTCGACTATCATCCCAATGCCGAGAAGGCCAAACGCGCCCTAGATGGATCGATGCGAAAAGGTCGCCAGTTGCGGGTACGATTCGCACCCAATGCCACCATTTTGCGGGTGAGCAATCTCACACCGTTTGTGTCCAACGAGCTGCTGTACAAGTCCTTCGAAATCTTCGGTCCGATCGAGAGGGCCAGCATCACCGTCGACGATCGTGGCAAGCATATGGGCGAGGGTATAGTTGAGTTTGCCAAGAAGTCATCCGCCAGCGCCTGCCTGAGATTGTGTAATGAGAAATGCTTCTTTCTGACTGCTTCCCTACGGCCGTGCCTGGTGGACCCGATGGAGGTGAACGACGACACCGACGGACTGCCGGAGAAGGCGTTCAACAAGAAGATGCCCGACTTTAACCAAGAGCGGAGCATTGGTCCGCGCTTCGCCGATTCCAATTCGTTTGAGCACGAGTACGGATCGCGCTGGAAGCAGCTCCACAATTTGTTCAAAACCAAGCAGGACGCACTCAAACGCGAGCTGAAAATGGAGGAGGACAAGTTGGAGGCTCAGATGGAGTACGCTCGCTATGAACAAGAAACTGAACTGTTGCGTCAAG AGCTACGAAAACGCGAAGTGGACAACGAGCGCAAGAAATTAGAGTGGGAGATGCGCGAGAAGCAGGCCGAGGAGATGCGCAAGCGCGAGGAGGAGACCATGCGACGCCATCAGACCGAGATGCAGAGCCACATGAATCGGCAGGAGGAGGACATACTCCGTCGGCAGCAGGAAACACTGTTTATGAAGGCGCAGCAGCTTAACTCGTTGCTGGATCAGCAGGAGGGATTTGGGGGCGGCGGCAACAACTCCAGTTTTGACAACTTCGGCGGTAACAGCAATTCGCCATTTGAAGTTTTTAGAG gcaataacaacaacaattccACAATGATTGGAAACAATTCTGGCCCCAACACACAG GACTCCTTCGCTTTTGAATTTGGGGTTAACAATATGAACCAAGGCGGCAATCAACGTGGAAATAATGGCGGAGGAAATAATGTCCCATGGGGACGACGACGTTTTTAG
- the LOC120455250 gene encoding uncharacterized protein LOC120455250, which yields MSIKIYLPCNHYYLKKPTNLYGQVQINEDNVVSYYVLEASDLEFSDKAIHHESGNMRFLGSILNEDFNADQNQYLKFNMRLCFTYNSSQANITLVYLGITPEYLKHIKVILYDKQMVRNLYVSGESVNSRSLEYNDNDSIDCDFLELSRLNQPTVETPNYPKNNAKKSIQYGFTFIADSPIKIFEYIAENVFVNSIMVHTTIYKHFKEWQAACDKGSRPANIALDRILGILLMLILFSLTTQPGDFLIQISHYVIDELYSLLKVLEGSPIGLKLNIHLNNFFLDCFKYHIELWSTFLDFIEPLVRQVFLAIGVIGCLGFTFQIALLVDLISIIGLHSHCFYIYTKVLYNVERRGLSVLWQVVRGNRYNILKGRTESHNYMNRQLYLATIFFSAILFLFPTTLVYYIVFAALKALTFAALSIFDFLRRKLMYLPIEVYIKRVLRGCNDLDSIQIKDVSHHENAFLLHKQQKTNVTVYKITTF from the exons ATGAGCATTAAGATATATCTACCGTGCAACCATTATTACCTTAAGAAGCCCACCAATTTGTATGGTCAAGTGCAGATAAATGAGGATAATGTCGTATCGTATTACGTTCTGGAAGCATCCGATTTGGAGTTCAGTGATAAGGCCATACATCATGAATCGGGCAATATGCGTTTCCTGGGCTCCATTCTCAACGAGGATTTCAATGCAGATCAAAACCAATATCTAAAGTTCAATATGCGACTGTGCTTCACATACAATAGCAGTCAGGCAAATATAACCCTGGTTTACCTCGGCATTACACCCGAATATCTGAAGCACATTAAAGTAATCCTGTACGATAAGCAAATGGTACGAAATCTGTACGTATCTGGGGAATCAGTGAATAGCCGATCCTTAGAATACAATGATAATGATAGCATTGATTGCGACTTTCTGGAGCTCTCTAGACTGAATCAACCCACTGTTGAGACCCCAAACTATCCAAAGAACAATGCCAAAAAGAGTATCCAATATGGGTTCACATTCATTGCCGATTCTCCCATTAagatttttgaatatattgctgaaaatgtatttgttaACAGCATTATGGTTCATACAACTATTTATAAGCATTTTAAGGAATGGCAGGCAGCATGTGATAAAGG ATCTCGACCGGCTAATATAGCACTTGATAGAATACTGGGGATTCTATTGATGTTAATACTATTTTCACTTACCACACAGCCAGGTGATTTTCTAATACAAATATCTCAT TATGTCATTGACGAATTGTACAGCCTGTTGAAAGTATTAGAGGGCAGCCCCATTGGCCTCAagttaaatatacatttaaataatttctttcTCGACTGCTTTAAATATCATATTGAGCTGTGGTCAACATTTTTGG ATTTCATCGAACCTTTAGTGCGACAAGTTTTCTTGGCCATCGGAGTGATTGGGTGCTTGGGTTTCACATTCCAGATAGCATTACTAGTGGATTTAATATCCATTATTGGGCTACATTCGCAttgcttttatatttataccaaAGT CCTTTACAATGTGGAAAGAAGAGGTCTTTCTGTTCTATGGCAAGTGGTTCGAGGCAACCGTTACAACATTTTAAAAG GCCGCACAGAGTCCCACAACTATATGAATCGGCAATTATATCTAGCAACAATATTTTTCTCGGCcattctgtttttgtttccgACTACCCTTGTCTACTACATAGTTTTTGCTGCT CTAAAGGCACTCACATTTGCCGCTCTTAgtatatttgattttttgcgAAGAAAACTAATGTATCTCCCGATTGAAGTCTATATAAAACGGGTTTTAAGAGGGTGTAATGATTTAG ATTCTATTCAAATCAAAGATGTTTCACACCACGAAAACGCTTTTCTGTTGCACAAACAACAGAAAACCAACGTGACAGTGTATAAAATTACAACTTTTTAA
- the LOC120455251 gene encoding splicing factor U2AF 50 kDa subunit, translating to MGYDDRERDRERRRHRSRSRDRHRERSRDRRHHRNSRRKPSLYWDVPPPGFEHITPMQYKAMQASGQIPASVVPDTPQTAVPVVGSTITRQARRLYVGNIPFGVTEEEMMEFFNQQMHLVGLAQAAGSPVLACQINLDKNFAFLEFRSIDETTQAMAFDGINLKGQSLKIRRPHDYQPMPGITDTPAIKPAVVSSGVISTVVPDSPHKIFIGGLPNYLNDDQVKELLLSFGKLRAFNLVKDAATGLSKGYAFCEYVDLSITDQSIAGLNGMQLGDKKLIVQRASVGAKNAQNAANTTQSVMLQVPGLSNVVTSGPPTEVLCLLNMVTPDELRDEEEYEDILEDIKEECTKYGVVRSVEIPRPIEGVEVPGCGKVFVEFNSVLDCQKAQQALTGRKFSDRVVVTSYFDPDKYHRREF from the exons atgggctATGATG ACCGTGAACGTGATCGCGAAAGACGCCGCCATCGTTCCCGCTCCCGTGACCGCCATCGCGAACGCTCCAGGGATCGTCGCCACCACCGGAACTCGAGGCGCAAGCCCTCGCTTTATTGGGATGTGCCGCCGCCGGGATTCGAGCACATCACCCCTATGCAGTACAAAGCCATGCAGGCGTCCGGACAGATTCCGGCCAGCGTTGTGCCGGATACGCCACAGACGGCGGTGCCCGTGGTCGGATCGACGATTACCCGACAGGCGCGCCGCCTGTATGTCGGCAACATTCCGTTTGGCGTCACCGAGGAGGAAATGATGGAATTCTTCAACCAACAGATGCATTTAGTTGGCCTCGCTCAGGCGGCCGGCAGTCCCGTCTTGGCCTGCCAGATCAACTTGGACAAAAACTTTGCTTTCCTCGAATTCCGTTCGATTGATGAAACCACCCAGGCAATGGCATTCGATGGCATCAATTTGAAGGGGCAGAGCTTAAAGATTAGGCGTCCGCATGATTACCAGCCCATGCCGGGTATTACAGACACCCCGGCAATAAAGCCCGCTGTTG TTTCCAGTGGTGTTATTTCGACAGTGGTCCCGGACTCGCCTCACAAAATCTTCATTGGAGGTCTACCGAACTATCTAAACGACGATCAG GTTAAGGAACTGCTTTTGTCGTTTGGCAAGCTACGAGCTTTTAACCTTGTTAAGGATGCTGCTACTGGGTTAAGCAAAGGCTACGCTTTCTGTGAATATGTGGATCTTAGCATCACAGATCAG TCAATTGCTGGCCTGAACGGAATGCAGCTGGGTGACAAGAAACTGATTGTTCAACGAGCCAGTGTGGGCGCCAAGAATGCTCAGAACGCAGCCAACACCACGCAGTCCGTAATGCTACAAGTTCCGGGCCTGTCAAATGTGGTGACCTCTGGACCACCGACTGAGGTTCTCTGCTTGCTCAACATGGTAACGCCCGATGAACTGCGGGACGAGGAGGAGTACGAGGATATCTTGGAGGATATCAAGGAAGAGTGCACGAAATACGGAGTTGTGCGGAGCGTGGAAATCCCGCGTCCCATCGAGGGCGTAGAAGTTCCGGGATGCGGCAAGGTCTTTGTCGAATTTAACTCGGTTCTCGACTGTCAGAAGGCGCAGCAAGCACTTACCGGACGCAAATTTAGCGACCGCGTTGTGGTCACATCATATTTCGATCCTGACAAGTACCATAGACGCGAATTCTAA